The following are encoded in a window of Halorarum salinum genomic DNA:
- a CDS encoding AMP-binding protein: MPDPASDATDVPDLLARDRRDGAPALHASESDRTYSYHDLCTTAYKVGNVLSHLGVRRGDRVAIEPRRAPEPVLTFLGAALLGATAGFRVDDGTDARAVLVHVDREAGLALPPGSRLLAFGGEPDRPTTTHWEAEVWSENPAFPPTEYDPTDAVLVAEGETFPHRDLLEVASGVVDSLDLDGESSVTPRAPLSDPRAVAAGVLAPLLVGGAIRLPSGGEDGAGTVAVTDGDAGTGDGTLDLTDVRL, encoded by the coding sequence ATGCCCGACCCCGCGTCCGACGCGACCGACGTCCCGGACCTCCTCGCGCGCGACCGCCGGGACGGCGCCCCCGCGCTCCACGCGAGCGAGTCGGACCGGACCTACAGCTACCACGACCTCTGTACGACCGCGTACAAGGTCGGGAACGTGCTGAGTCACCTGGGCGTGCGGCGCGGCGACCGCGTCGCGATCGAACCGCGTCGGGCCCCCGAGCCGGTTCTGACGTTCCTCGGGGCGGCGCTGCTCGGCGCGACGGCCGGGTTCCGTGTCGACGACGGGACGGACGCCCGCGCGGTGCTCGTGCACGTCGACCGCGAGGCGGGGCTCGCGCTCCCGCCCGGTTCGCGACTCCTCGCGTTCGGCGGCGAACCCGACCGCCCCACGACCACCCACTGGGAGGCGGAGGTGTGGAGCGAGAACCCGGCGTTCCCGCCGACCGAGTACGACCCGACCGATGCCGTTCTGGTCGCCGAGGGGGAGACGTTCCCCCATCGGGACCTGCTGGAGGTCGCGTCCGGCGTCGTCGACTCGCTCGACCTCGACGGGGAGTCGTCGGTGACTCCGCGCGCGCCGCTGTCCGACCCGCGGGCCGTCGCCGCCGGCGTGCTGGCGCCGCTTCTCGTCGGCGGGGCGATTCGGCTCCCCAGCGGCGGGGAGGACGGTGCGGGGACGGTCGCGGTCACGGACGGCGACGCGGGGACCGGGGATGGGACGCTGGACCTGACCGACGTCCGCCTCTGA